GCATAATAACGGAAAGGcaagatatccgtgactggtcgaagatcaCGACGTAAATCTTGGTGACTGTTCGAGGATCGTGGCGTAAATCTCGAaatggatcaaatcagaaacggttaattagctaatcatgggatttccttctgtaattaaaACTATACCATAAGtgggattcctctactatataaaagagGAGGGGGTCCTAATCATTTGTAGACGACGGTTCACAGAGaaaaaagcaatataattttctttctcgtttatacgattgttcatcagcttgttatatttaattgttcttgcatcaaccagttcgagggtatccagaCTCGAGGggtgagttccattctaacactggtttgttttactttatagttcatttctgttattaatcctCATATTTTACAATTGgcattaagtgaaatcacgtattCTTAGAGCCAcactataaatttaattgttatcaaaTTTTAAGGATAAACAGAGTCCACCCTCTTAACCTAGAAAAATCCTTTCACAGTTTTTTCCATTTAAATAATGCTTCATATTAGAGTTTAGTGTGTGCATTTTAtattttgtaatttatttattttcttacaatttTTAACCTTATAAATTGCATATTTAGACGGTTGAATTTGGGGTTGAATATGATGTTTAAGTTGTCTCCTACACATTATAGGAAATGTAGCAGAATAGAGTCCAAACTCCAAATTCGAGCCTATAAAAGAGTCGCGACTTTGTATTTTATTGCTTCCAAAAATATTATATGGTTTGTTGCAAGTCAATCATTTATAAAATTTTCTTGTTTCGGCTATATGTAGGTCTGATTTGTGGTGTCTTCTATTATACCATCCTCacacattttttttgttttgttaaaATTTTTAGATTTGCATAAAAGGTTCAATCAAATAAAATATTACCGAATTACTCAAATAATCCTAGTATAATGTTTTTGGGATAGAGACCATAGACTCTTAGTATATCTAATAAGAACGGTTTACCCTTATTGATTGATGTGTAATCCAAAAACATGCTAATATCAACATTGAATAAATGAAACGACAACGTTATTCGTAAATAGGCTACATTGTGATTTATTATACGTAAGAGTGTAAAATTTATAAAATGAACGATGTTTGTTGATTTATGGAATGAAATATATTATATATGCACCACATATTTCCTTCAAATTCAAACGACCCTTCGATAGTTTGTTGCAATTAAGGAAAGCTGATACTAGTTTCAGAgctctcttcttcatttcttgGATGCAATTCTTGCATTTCATGACCGTTATCGTGATCCTTGGAAGGAATATATGTATGGCAAAGAGAGGATGATCATGGCCAAGCCACAAAACTGCGATGAAGGTTAATATGAGACCAAATGCAGCAATAGCAAACATAAGCATCCCATCTTGGAAAAAGAGAAATAGAATAACCAAATACTGGGCAGGCGAGCTGCATCATTATTTTAATCGGGGGTTGGGGGTTGGGGTGGAAGGTTGGGGGCGGAGGTAGCGTAAATTATTACAcctaagtttcaatgatgacaataaTGCAAATCTAATTGTATCTGTTTAATTGCAGAAAATTAGGAGGACAATGCTCCATCAAAGGAAGTCAAACATGTCAAGGACATCAGAAAGAAAACAAGATCAAGTGCAGAAAGGACAATGCTAAATCAAAGGATGTTAAGGCCATCAAAAAGGAAACAAGATCAAGTGCAGTTACTATATGAAGATAGTCCTTACTTCAAGGATCGATTTGGAATCTGGAGATTGTGAAGATTGATATATATCAAACCGCAAATCACTCCCTTGATTATGAATGCGAAAAGAAAGGAAGACAATGAATCCAGCCCCTCTCTTGAGCAGGATTCTAAGGCACCCCTTGGGTCAAATCTCTTAGAATATTTTGTGCCTCAATCAAGGGTCAATCTGCAACGGCTACTCAAGACTCCCATATAAGAAGATTGGCAGACTCAAGAATTCAACTACACAACTTACCATTATTTTTTATGCCTTTCTAGTTCTCAGCACAAACATTGTATTCCTGAGTTTACTAGTGTCTCAAAAGAGAGGAAGTGTTAGGAAACAAAATAAGAATTGTGTCAAGTTTGTAAAACATCGTTGCTGAAAATCGTTAGTGGTAAACAATCCAAAAACCACTACTACTGTAACAAACTattgaagatctaagagaacccttgtgacctAAGGGAACTGGATGTAGGTACCACACcggtactgaaccagtataaaattcaTGTGTTCTCAGCTTTTAAATTTCTTGCAATTTATTTTCATCGTCAATCAAACTTGTTGATAAAGTAAAGTCGACTAATTCTCTTCTGAGTCGACTAAGTTTTTAATTTAGTTATAATTCACTCCCCCCCCCtccttgtactttcaattggtatcagagcaaggacTCACAATATTGTGTAATAGCAAGTGAGAAAAAGATCATGACGTCAAACACAGTTGTTGGAGCTTTGTTTCAAGAAGGGACTTCTCAAGTAAGACCACCATACTTCAATGGCTAGCACTTTTCACACTGAAAAGTGCGTATGTTAACCTATACAATATCATGGGACATCAAAGTATGGCGTGTGATCAAAAAGGAAAATCTTCGAATTCCTTCGAAGAAGGATAAAGATGGCAAGATCATAATATCACCTGATCCTCTGGACTTCGATGATTACACTGAAGAACAAGCAATTGTTATTCAAGTGAATGCTAAGGCTAAAAATCTTTTATACAATGCCATTAGTGGTGAAGAGTATTAAAAGATATCAAGCTGTGAAACTACTAAAGAAATATGGGACAAGTTAGAAGTCATATATGAAGCAACCAACAAAGTGAAGTAGACAAGAATAAATCTCCTTGTGTGTAACTATGAACTATTTCAAATGAAAGACGGAGAATCTGTTGAAGAAATGTTTTCTCGACTCAGCAAAATTCTTGGAGACTTGAAATCCTTTGGTAGACCAATCAGAAGCGGAGAACGGTTCAGAAAAATCCTAAGAAGTCTACCCACTATTTGGCAACCCAAAGTTATTGCTCTTGAATGTCAGGATCTCGACAAGATGTCATATGATGAACTCAGAGGTGACCTTATTGCATTTGAAAAAACACACTTAGACAGGAAAGTTCATCAAGAGAAAAGAAACACAGTCGCTTTTAAAGCAACTGTGGCTGAATCAGAAATTGAAGAAGCAaaaggaggaggaagaggaggaggaagaggaggaggaggaggaggaggaggagaacaaGATGAAAACATTGCTATGATCTAACAAGCATGATGAGGAGGAACATGAACAATAGAAGAGGCAAGCCAAACTTCAGAAAAGGTAAAATGGGAAATGAAAACGACAAAAATGATGGAAGATGCTATGAATGTGGAAAACATGGACACATTCAAGCAGAATGCCCTGAATTTGAAAAAGAAACTCAGCAGAAATCTTCAAAAGAAAGTGTCTTTTGAAGCctggagtgatgaagaagaatctGATCATGAAGAAATTGTCAACATGTGCTTTATGGCTATGAATGACGGCAGTGATGAAGATTCAAGTGAACTTGGTCTTATGGCAGATGAAGGAACCAGTGAAGTACATTCTCCTATGTGCCCCAAATGtaatgaacttcaagaatttaTTGATGTTGCTCTTATTGACATTGAGAAGGTCCTAAATGAGCTTCGAAAGATTCAACGAGAAAAGAAAGACTGGGCTCTGAAACTTTAAGTCTGTGAAATAGAAAAATACATGCATCAAGAAGAATTTTatgaacttcaacttcaactgaATGGATTGAGAAAATCTACCAGTCAAAATTCTATTAGATCtaataagtcaatttctcatatCAATTCTTTTAGGGGAAAAACTTACACTGCATGTATTCATTGTGGAAAAAATGGGCATAAATATAACCATTGCAAGTTTAATGATAAGACTTCTGAAAGTCCTATAAATCCATCTTGTTATTATTGCAGAAAATCTGGTCACACCTCTAATCATTGCAGgttcaagaaaaataaaaaatgagtttGGCGACCTAAGTCCTCTAACCAGGCTAACAATGAGAACACTAACCATCCAAGACCCAAGaaggcttgggtacctaaaaacaAGTAATATATTTTTGCAGGAACATCGCAAGAAGAATcgaaaagaaaaatagtatctcGATATCACGTGTTCTGGACACATGACAGGTGacaaaaaattattcaaatctgTCATTAAGCTTGATGGTGGATCTGTCACTTTCAGAGACAAATCAAAAGAAAATGTAATTGGAGTAGGAAGAGTTCCCCTTAGCTCATCATGTGATGTAGATGAGGTCTACTTAGTCGACAAACATGGTTACAACCTGCTCAGCATTAGTCAACTATGCGACAGTGACTATGAGTTTCGTTTCAAAAAATATGGTTGGTTCATCCaaaatgaatcaagtaaaatTATTCTATCTAGAAGTAGAGATAGAAATGTCTATACTCTTAGCAATATTAACAGTCTAGGGAATCAAATTTGCTTAGCTACAATGATTGATGTTCCCTGGTTATGGAATAGAAAGCTTGGTCATGCTAGCATGCATACTATTAAAAAACTTTCCAAACGTGATCTTATCACTAGCCttccaaaactagatttttcaaaagTTCAAATTTTTGATGCATGTCAATTAGGAAAATAAACTTGTTCATCttttaaaatcaaaaatattGTTTCTACTTCAAAATCTCTTCAACTTTTGCATATGGACCTTTTTGGTCCAACTAGAACTACTAGCATTGGTAGTAGAAAATATGCCTTTGTGATTGTAGATAATTTTTCTCGTTTCACCTGGGTTATTTTTTTGAGCCATAAAGATGAAGCTCTAAGAAATTTTGAAGTCTTCTGTAAGAAGGTATAATGTGAAAAGGGATATTACATTTCTGCTATAAGAAGTGACCATGGAGGAGAGTTCGAAAACAGAGCCTTTGAAAACGTTTGTAATGATCAAGGAATTTCTCACAAATTATATTCCCTAAGATCACCTCAACATAATGGAGTGGTAGAACGTAAGAACAGAACCCTGCAGAACATGGCAAGAACCATGATCATGGAAAACTCTCTCCCACACcacttttgggcagaagctgtaagcACAACATGTCATATCATCAACAGATGCCTGATTCGACCCATTCTTAAAAAGACTCTATATGAGCTATGGAATGGTAAAAAACCCAACATCAGTTATTTTCAACCATTTGGCTGTAAATGCTTCATTCACAATAATGGAAAAGACAATCTGGGTAAGTTTGGTCCAAAAAGCAATAAAGGTATTTTTCTTCGATACTGTTCTTCAAGTAGAGCATATAGAGTATTCAACAAAAGAATATTATGTATTGAGGAATCCATTCATGTAGTTTTTGTGGATACTAACTCTCACTTAAGGAATGAAAAATATCATGAAGATAAGGAAATTTCTATTGTCCCAAAAGTCTGTTGTTACAGGAAAAGACGGTCATGATCAGGCGACCAATCAGCAAAATCAGTCAACTAAGGAGCATGTTGAAATCTAGGATCTATCTTCCGTTGAACAGTCaactatattggaaaagaagcCAACTATAAGTGTTCCAAAATGAATGGAAAAGTGAACCTGGATATCCCTAAAAGTTCATCATTGGAAATCCACGAGAAGGTATCACTACCAGAAGAACTCAAAAGCTCAACTCTGACATGGCCTTAATATCACAACTTGAGCTAAAAAAGTTTGATGAAGCCCTCAAAGATGACTACTGGGTCAAAGCCATGAAAGATGAACttgatcaatttgaaagaaataaagtgTGGGACTTGGTTCCAAAACTATCCAATGCTACTGTCGTAGGAACAAAATGGATTTTCAGAAATAAGCTGAATGAATCTAGTCAAGTAGTTCATAACAAAGCAAGGTTAGTCGCCCAAGGTTACTCTCAGCAAGAAGGAATTGACTACGATGAAAAATTTGCTCCTGTAGAAAGATTAGAATATATTCGAATTCTACTTGCTTTTGCTGCTCATAAAGGATTTAGGCTATTTCAAATGGATGTAAAAAGCGCCTTCCTAAACCAAGTATTCAAGTTGTCAAACGCTTTATACGGACTCAAAAAAGCCCCCCGAGCCTAGTATGAAAGACTAAGATCTTTTCTTCTAAAT
This sequence is a window from Nicotiana tomentosiformis chromosome 5, ASM39032v3, whole genome shotgun sequence. Protein-coding genes within it:
- the LOC108944531 gene encoding uncharacterized mitochondrial protein AtMg00820-like codes for the protein MALISQLELKKFDEALKDDYWVKAMKDELDQFERNKVWDLVPKLSNATVVGTKWIFRNKLNESSQVVHNKARLVAQGYSQQEGIDYDEKFAPVERLEYIRILLAFAAHKGFRLFQMDVKSAFLNQVFKLSNALYGLKKAPRA
- the LOC138892999 gene encoding uncharacterized protein, encoding MKDGESVEEMFSRLSKILGDLKSFGRPIRSGERFRKILRSLPTIWQPKVIALECQDLDKMSYDELRGDLIAFEKTHLDRKVHQEKRNTVAFKATVAESEIEEAKGGGRGGGRGGGGGGGGEQDENIAMI